The following coding sequences are from one Candidatus Latescibacter sp. window:
- a CDS encoding CPBP family intramembrane metalloprotease, which translates to MLIELLPGATHLYQGDTKEGAAFLGLELLLGAAAVSVHGRLGHDGRKEWNIPLILAGQVYAADKWRFYQKTRTRYSPAGQKSGVRFDPSPLNSFLLAPFEPKNMTSPLVIACALFGIVDGIVAYPQHAKRFGDISSVGAVGNRLNRTQGTLYYETSSAALSYGAAVSEEMLYRGILLPVLDQRYGKRAGLYASSVIFGILHLTNPDIERPVYFVSQATLAGFLFGRIVQRNGYLLSEAIAGHFWYDFASLTTTWLLNPKENPIGLSIGFRY; encoded by the coding sequence TTGCTCATCGAACTCCTCCCCGGGGCTACTCACCTGTATCAGGGAGATACCAAAGAAGGCGCGGCATTCCTCGGTTTGGAGCTTCTCCTGGGAGCCGCCGCGGTCAGCGTGCACGGGAGGCTGGGGCATGACGGGAGGAAGGAGTGGAACATACCTCTCATCCTTGCCGGGCAGGTGTATGCGGCGGACAAGTGGAGGTTTTACCAGAAAACCCGGACACGGTACAGTCCCGCCGGACAAAAAAGTGGAGTACGGTTCGACCCATCCCCTCTGAACAGCTTTCTCCTTGCGCCGTTCGAACCGAAAAATATGACCTCTCCTCTGGTAATAGCTTGCGCTCTCTTCGGTATCGTTGATGGTATTGTCGCCTATCCGCAACACGCAAAACGGTTTGGCGACATATCCTCTGTGGGCGCTGTCGGAAACCGCCTGAACAGAACCCAGGGCACTTTGTACTACGAAACCTCTTCGGCCGCCCTCAGCTATGGCGCGGCAGTATCCGAAGAGATGCTCTACCGTGGAATTCTCTTGCCGGTTCTGGACCAGCGATACGGAAAAAGGGCCGGACTGTACGCATCTTCCGTCATTTTCGGAATACTGCACCTCACCAATCCTGACATCGAAAGACCGGTCTACTTTGTCAGTCAGGCGACCCTGGCGGGATTTCTATTCGGACGAATTGTGCAGCGTAACGGATACCTCTTGAGCGAGGCCATCGCCGGGCACTTCTGGTATGATTTCGCTTCTCTGACCACCACCTGGCTTCTGAATCCCAAAGAGAACCCCATCGGCCTCTCGATAGGGTTCCGGTATTGA
- a CDS encoding FecR domain-containing protein: MNKRFLQWRVLLLLLAILAFLPGAVWPQQGPTPVAVIKNINGKADYRKDDKDNWKPAKVGDKLFEGYQLRTETGNKAVIVYAATASRVLVNENTQIEVQAQATTPGVKPAKDRTKLMMGEIYSQVTGKNYEVETPSSVASVRGTIFDSKYDLDSGEATFLGMQGVVEVRDLMNQLGTVLLKQMQMTTVKRNEKPKDPVDVSKDDANKRTNWTKGAEPKWKLNMVPEGGASHEVETTFTLSLYTMDAKTGSMDSGASLDIKSFTASSDIIDFSTDKGKNWTTTPQIRISGGAASLLARVKAEGTVEITATTDDAQPASSTLTVAKAKQRRTIDINFADPNGQNPKTLTLELEEK, from the coding sequence ATGAATAAGAGATTTCTGCAGTGGAGAGTTTTACTCCTGTTGCTTGCCATCCTGGCATTTCTGCCGGGCGCGGTCTGGCCGCAGCAGGGACCGACGCCGGTAGCGGTGATCAAAAACATCAACGGCAAAGCCGATTACCGTAAGGACGACAAAGACAACTGGAAACCTGCCAAGGTGGGAGATAAACTCTTTGAGGGCTACCAGCTCCGGACGGAAACCGGGAACAAGGCAGTGATTGTGTATGCTGCAACCGCTTCACGGGTTCTGGTGAACGAGAATACCCAGATAGAAGTTCAAGCCCAGGCAACTACCCCCGGCGTCAAGCCTGCCAAGGATCGTACCAAGCTCATGATGGGAGAAATCTACTCTCAGGTTACGGGGAAGAACTACGAAGTGGAAACCCCTTCGTCGGTGGCTTCGGTTCGCGGAACGATATTCGATTCCAAATATGATCTCGACAGCGGGGAGGCTACTTTCCTCGGTATGCAGGGTGTGGTCGAGGTCAGGGACCTTATGAATCAGCTCGGAACAGTGCTCCTGAAGCAGATGCAAATGACTACTGTGAAGAGAAATGAGAAGCCCAAGGATCCGGTGGATGTATCGAAGGATGACGCGAACAAGAGAACCAACTGGACCAAGGGAGCGGAACCTAAGTGGAAGCTGAACATGGTGCCTGAAGGCGGAGCCAGCCATGAAGTGGAAACCACCTTCACCCTGTCGCTTTACACAATGGACGCCAAGACCGGGTCGATGGATTCCGGAGCTTCGCTCGATATCAAATCGTTTACAGCCAGCTCCGATATAATCGATTTCTCCACCGACAAGGGCAAGAACTGGACAACGACTCCTCAGATCAGGATTTCCGGCGGCGCAGCATCGCTCCTCGCACGTGTGAAAGCCGAAGGAACGGTGGAAATCACCGCTACTACGGATGATGCGCAGCCTGCTTCGTCCACACTCACGGTCGCCAAGGCAAAGCAAAGAAGAACCATAGATATCAATTTTGCTGATCCGAACGGCCAAAATCCAAAGACACTTACCCTGGAGCTTGAGGAAAAATGA
- the frr gene encoding ribosome recycling factor, producing the protein MDKELKKVTVDHMKKAIEHLSHELTTIRTGRASAALLDTVKVDFYGVMTPIKQVAAVSVPDAKTIMVQPFQQNTLSAVEKAIRASDLGLNPNNDGRAIRIPIPSLTEERRREILKVVKKIGEDTRVAIRNIRREAIEKIKASEKAGKITEDDMHRGEKEAQEITDEHIKEVDKVIQAKEKEIMTV; encoded by the coding sequence ATGGATAAGGAACTGAAAAAAGTCACTGTCGACCACATGAAAAAAGCCATCGAACACTTAAGCCATGAACTGACGACCATCCGCACCGGACGGGCTTCCGCAGCGTTGCTGGATACGGTGAAAGTGGATTTTTACGGGGTTATGACTCCCATCAAACAAGTCGCAGCCGTTTCGGTCCCCGATGCCAAGACTATCATGGTACAGCCGTTCCAGCAGAACACGCTCTCCGCAGTCGAGAAAGCGATTCGGGCCAGCGATCTCGGCCTCAATCCGAATAACGACGGCCGAGCCATACGGATCCCCATTCCGTCTCTTACCGAGGAGCGCCGCAGAGAGATTCTCAAGGTGGTAAAAAAAATTGGCGAAGACACCCGCGTCGCTATCCGCAACATCCGGCGTGAAGCGATCGAGAAGATCAAAGCCTCCGAAAAGGCGGGAAAAATCACTGAAGACGATATGCACCGGGGTGAAAAAGAAGCCCAGGAAATTACCGATGAGCATATCAAAGAGGTGGACAAGGTCATCCAGGCCAAGGAAAAAGAGATCATGACCGTGTGA
- the pyrH gene encoding UMP kinase, translating into MYMPAYKRILLKLSGEALAGKQGFGIDSAAIDSICCQIKAVYTLGVQVALVVGGGNIFRGLRASAKGMDRVNADYMGMLATIINGLALQDALEKKNVYTRLMSAITMVQLAEPFISRRAVRHLEKGRIVIFAGGTGNPYFSTDTAAALRAVQIKADVILKGTKVDGVYEGDPVLNPAFKKFDTVSFNAVLEQGLGVMDATAIAMCRENKIPIVVFNLTVEGNLLRVVNGEPVGTIVKEEING; encoded by the coding sequence ATATACATGCCAGCTTATAAACGGATACTTTTAAAACTTTCCGGTGAAGCCCTCGCCGGAAAGCAGGGTTTTGGCATTGACAGCGCAGCGATTGATTCCATCTGCTGTCAGATCAAGGCAGTCTATACCCTGGGGGTGCAGGTTGCTTTGGTGGTCGGCGGGGGAAATATATTCCGCGGGCTTCGGGCCTCAGCGAAAGGCATGGATCGGGTAAACGCCGATTACATGGGTATGCTCGCCACCATAATAAACGGCCTTGCCCTCCAGGATGCCCTGGAAAAAAAGAATGTATATACCAGGCTCATGTCCGCCATTACCATGGTGCAGCTTGCGGAACCGTTCATCAGCCGCCGCGCGGTCCGTCACTTGGAAAAAGGCCGAATCGTTATATTTGCGGGAGGAACAGGGAATCCCTATTTTTCGACCGATACCGCTGCGGCGCTGCGGGCGGTGCAGATCAAGGCTGATGTCATTCTCAAAGGCACCAAGGTGGATGGGGTGTATGAAGGCGATCCTGTTCTGAATCCTGCCTTTAAAAAATTCGATACAGTCTCGTTCAATGCGGTTCTTGAACAGGGTCTCGGCGTCATGGATGCGACAGCCATCGCCATGTGCCGTGAAAACAAAATTCCCATCGTGGTGTTCAATCTTACTGTGGAAGGGAACCTCCTCCGGGTAGTGAACGGAGAACCGGTGGGGACGATTGTAAAGGAGGAAATCAATGGATAA
- the tsf gene encoding translation elongation factor Ts produces the protein MDISAKDVMDLRQKTGAGMMDCKKALADAQGDVEKAITILRQKGIALAQKRSGRATNQGYIATYIHPGAKLGVMVEVDCETDFVSRNEKFQEFARNLAMHIAATNPLSISEEDIDPAIVEKEREIYRCQALNEGKKPEFVDKIIDGRLKKFYAESCLLNQVYIRDETKKITIKDMLQNLIAVIGENIIVNRFSRFQVGA, from the coding sequence ATGGATATTTCCGCAAAAGATGTCATGGACCTTCGCCAGAAGACAGGCGCAGGCATGATGGACTGCAAAAAAGCGTTGGCGGATGCCCAGGGGGATGTGGAAAAAGCGATCACCATCCTCCGTCAGAAGGGGATTGCGCTGGCGCAGAAACGCTCCGGCCGCGCCACCAACCAGGGGTATATCGCCACCTATATACATCCAGGCGCCAAACTTGGCGTCATGGTGGAAGTCGACTGCGAAACGGACTTTGTATCCCGTAACGAGAAATTTCAGGAATTCGCCCGTAATCTGGCAATGCATATAGCCGCCACAAATCCATTGTCTATCTCTGAAGAGGACATTGATCCCGCGATTGTGGAGAAGGAGCGGGAGATTTACCGCTGTCAGGCCCTGAACGAAGGGAAGAAACCGGAATTTGTGGACAAAATCATAGATGGGCGTCTGAAAAAATTCTATGCCGAATCCTGCCTGTTGAACCAGGTTTATATCAGGGACGAAACCAAAAAGATCACCATCAAAGATATGCTGCAGAATCTTATCGCAGTGATCGGCGAAAACATTATTGTCAACCGTTTCTCCCGGTTCCAGGTCGGAGCATAG
- the rpsB gene encoding 30S ribosomal protein S2, with translation MTEITIKDLLESGVHFGHQTRRWNPKMKKFIFTERNGIYIIDLQKTLATLNKACEAIREIAARGESILYVGTKPQAAVIIREEAERSGQFYITSRWLGGMLTNFRTIRQSVKRLDHLDKMSTDGTYEHLTKKEVLTLEKQRERLNSVLAGIRLMNRLPGLLIVVDTKKENIAVSEANRLGIPVCAILDTNCDPDPITYPIPGNDDAIRSIKLILTNITDSINEGIQLQVDEGAIAEKEQPAEGSGESAEGKPERRRVAAVDREQVIETVETLGEEPDKDDRKRSRKKKVKETEEEVTGRVIRPIIRARPPKSRREGDAKPKATV, from the coding sequence TTGACTGAGATTACCATCAAGGATCTCCTGGAATCCGGCGTACACTTTGGTCATCAGACAAGGCGCTGGAATCCCAAGATGAAGAAATTCATCTTCACCGAACGTAACGGCATCTACATCATCGATCTCCAGAAAACTCTTGCCACATTGAACAAAGCCTGTGAAGCCATACGGGAAATCGCAGCCCGCGGTGAATCCATCCTCTATGTCGGTACGAAACCCCAGGCTGCCGTCATCATCAGGGAAGAAGCGGAACGCAGCGGACAGTTCTACATCACCAGCCGCTGGCTGGGCGGCATGCTCACCAATTTCCGCACCATTCGCCAGAGCGTAAAACGGCTCGATCATCTCGACAAGATGTCTACCGACGGGACTTACGAGCATCTCACAAAAAAAGAAGTCCTGACCCTTGAAAAACAGCGCGAACGCCTGAACTCGGTTCTTGCCGGTATTCGCCTCATGAACCGCCTCCCGGGTCTCCTCATCGTGGTGGATACCAAAAAAGAGAATATCGCGGTCAGCGAAGCTAACCGTCTCGGAATTCCGGTCTGCGCCATTCTGGATACCAACTGCGATCCCGATCCTATAACCTATCCCATTCCGGGCAATGATGACGCCATCCGATCGATCAAACTCATCCTTACTAATATTACAGATTCCATTAACGAGGGCATCCAGTTACAGGTGGATGAGGGCGCTATCGCTGAAAAGGAACAGCCTGCCGAAGGAAGCGGAGAAAGTGCCGAAGGTAAACCCGAGCGCCGGAGAGTGGCCGCTGTCGATCGCGAACAGGTCATTGAAACCGTAGAAACTCTGGGAGAAGAACCGGATAAGGATGACCGGAAAAGGTCGCGGAAAAAGAAAGTGAAAGAAACGGAAGAAGAGGTGACCGGGCGGGTGATTCGCCCGATTATCAGGGCTAGACCCCCCAAAAGCCGGCGTGAAGGCGACGCCAAGCCGAAAGCGACTGTTTGA
- the rpsI gene encoding 30S ribosomal protein S9 gives MAELVFVATGKRKNAIARVRLLPGTGKIIVNGKNAPDYFHRLTSILLIEQPLELTSNIGRFDIIANVNGGGLSGQAGALRHGITRALLIMDAGLRPVLKKAGLVTRDSRIKERKKYGLAGARRAYQFSKR, from the coding sequence GTGGCTGAATTAGTATTTGTAGCAACGGGAAAACGCAAGAACGCCATTGCCCGGGTGCGTCTTTTACCCGGAACAGGCAAGATCATCGTCAACGGCAAAAATGCGCCGGATTATTTTCACCGTCTGACCTCGATTCTCCTCATCGAGCAGCCGCTTGAGCTGACTTCCAACATCGGCAGGTTCGATATTATCGCCAATGTCAACGGCGGCGGGCTTTCCGGCCAGGCAGGCGCTTTACGGCACGGTATCACTCGGGCGCTCTTGATCATGGACGCCGGACTGCGGCCCGTGCTCAAGAAAGCCGGACTGGTTACCAGAGACTCACGGATTAAAGAGCGGAAGAAATACGGTCTTGCCGGGGCCCGGAGAGCTTATCAGTTCTCCAAACGGTAA
- the rplM gene encoding 50S ribosomal protein L13, translated as MKTYVTKPAEIERKWFVIDAEGKILGRLAAEAAAILRGKKKPIFQPNVDAGDYVIVVNADKIRLTANKEGKKTYFVVSTGYVGHNKFLAFKDIKAKYPERIVERAIKGMLPHNTLGRQMFKKLRVFAGPDHDHQAQKPEMYAL; from the coding sequence ATGAAAACCTATGTTACAAAACCTGCCGAGATCGAGCGCAAGTGGTTTGTGATCGATGCCGAGGGCAAGATACTGGGAAGGCTGGCCGCCGAGGCTGCCGCCATCCTGCGCGGCAAGAAGAAGCCGATCTTTCAGCCAAATGTCGATGCCGGAGATTACGTGATCGTGGTCAACGCCGACAAGATTCGCCTCACTGCCAATAAGGAGGGGAAGAAAACGTATTTTGTGGTGAGCACCGGCTATGTGGGCCATAACAAATTTCTGGCATTCAAGGACATTAAAGCCAAGTATCCGGAACGGATTGTGGAAAGAGCCATCAAAGGAATGCTTCCGCACAACACTCTGGGCCGTCAGATGTTTAAAAAATTGCGCGTCTTTGCCGGTCCCGACCATGATCATCAGGCGCAGAAGCCTGAAATGTATGCACTGTAA
- a CDS encoding ATP-binding cassette domain-containing protein, translating to MLVEARDVAKKYPGKWALQGVTFSADQGKVLGVLGENGAGKSTLFRIISGVTRPTRGGVTVADMPVGLETRKIVAYLPDINPFYEWMRVMEQMEFLASFYPGWDMDKTRELLAFLNVSPDDRIGVLSRGQQAKLKMVFAFS from the coding sequence ATGCTCGTGGAAGCCAGGGATGTCGCCAAAAAATATCCTGGAAAATGGGCGCTCCAGGGAGTGACATTCAGCGCAGACCAGGGGAAAGTGCTCGGTGTGCTCGGAGAGAACGGCGCGGGGAAAAGCACCCTCTTCCGCATCATTTCCGGAGTCACCCGTCCCACCAGGGGCGGGGTGACCGTCGCCGACATGCCGGTTGGGCTGGAAACGCGGAAGATAGTGGCATATCTGCCGGACATCAACCCCTTCTACGAGTGGATGCGGGTCATGGAGCAGATGGAATTCCTCGCTTCCTTCTATCCCGGATGGGATATGGATAAAACCCGCGAGCTGCTCGCATTCCTCAATGTTTCCCCGGACGACCGCATCGGCGTCCTCTCCCGAGGCCAGCAGGCAAAGCTCAAGATGGTGTTCGCGTTCTCCTAG
- a CDS encoding GntR family transcriptional regulator: MPILIDPNRPIYLQIMEEIKKRAVRGQYPPGSQLPSVREMAPEMRVNPNTIARVYTELEREGFVLTRRGQGSYITKDENRIECEREILAEAAVKRFVEEVTALDLQNGHRRELMEMIAGNLSLNK; the protein is encoded by the coding sequence ATGCCCATTCTCATCGATCCAAACCGGCCAATCTACCTCCAGATCATGGAGGAGATCAAGAAGCGCGCGGTTCGCGGTCAGTATCCGCCGGGTTCGCAACTCCCTTCGGTCCGTGAGATGGCCCCTGAAATGAGAGTAAATCCCAACACCATCGCCCGTGTCTACACGGAACTTGAGCGCGAGGGATTTGTGCTCACCCGCCGCGGGCAGGGCTCATACATAACCAAGGATGAAAACCGCATCGAGTGCGAGCGCGAGATACTCGCAGAAGCCGCGGTGAAACGATTCGTGGAAGAAGTGACCGCCCTTGACCTTCAGAACGGCCATCGTAGGGAGCTCATGGAAATGATTGCCGGGAATCTTTCACTCAACAAATAA
- a CDS encoding sugar phosphate isomerase/epimerase family protein, with amino-acid sequence MKNRINRRQALGVGASAAGLMMGTAPAPSEANVMPDVWGEDFLTQWSPPEKVKRDLNPGPSHIRLSCETFRMRKAKGGSYADQVKIIRDAGYTACEAGAAGWDFNISDSEIREMQAALKQYDVEFYGLHVWINIIDPDLQKRANAHKLNCQAIEMADRLGMKFVLTHTGGRSPINKDVPHPLNWTKETWDMSVAAVKQILKDTSGSKVDLGFEAVNSCNNNTPQSHVRLRKDVGDPRVKVTLDPSNMLHPGTFYRTSELLNQCFALLGEDIVYAHAKDQVWRDMLPHIEPITLGKGSMDYELFLAHLSRMKKPRCLLLEHLPQDQYEPSRQFLLDTAKKIGVKIYGA; translated from the coding sequence GTGAAAAATCGCATCAACAGACGTCAGGCGCTTGGAGTCGGCGCGTCTGCCGCCGGGCTTATGATGGGGACTGCGCCCGCCCCATCGGAAGCGAATGTAATGCCCGATGTATGGGGCGAAGATTTTCTCACCCAGTGGAGCCCGCCGGAGAAGGTCAAGCGCGACCTCAATCCCGGACCGAGCCATATCCGTCTGAGCTGCGAGACTTTTCGCATGAGGAAGGCTAAAGGCGGGAGCTATGCCGACCAGGTGAAAATCATCCGTGACGCCGGGTACACCGCCTGCGAGGCGGGCGCAGCCGGGTGGGATTTCAACATCTCCGACTCGGAAATCAGGGAGATGCAGGCCGCTCTGAAACAGTACGATGTGGAATTTTACGGCCTCCATGTCTGGATCAACATTATCGATCCCGACCTTCAGAAACGCGCCAATGCCCATAAGTTGAACTGCCAGGCAATCGAGATGGCCGACCGGCTTGGCATGAAATTCGTTCTCACCCATACCGGCGGCAGGAGCCCTATCAACAAGGACGTGCCCCATCCGCTGAACTGGACAAAGGAAACCTGGGACATGTCGGTCGCCGCGGTAAAACAGATTCTGAAAGACACTTCAGGCAGCAAGGTCGATCTCGGCTTCGAGGCGGTGAATTCGTGTAACAATAATACTCCCCAGTCCCATGTGCGTCTCAGGAAGGATGTCGGCGATCCCCGCGTCAAGGTCACTCTTGACCCTTCCAACATGCTGCATCCGGGCACATTCTACCGTACGAGCGAGCTGCTCAACCAGTGTTTCGCGCTCCTTGGCGAGGACATCGTCTACGCCCATGCCAAGGACCAGGTCTGGCGTGATATGCTTCCCCATATCGAGCCGATCACTTTGGGCAAAGGTTCCATGGATTACGAGCTCTTTCTTGCTCACCTCAGCCGTATGAAGAAACCGCGGTGTCTCCTTCTCGAGCATTTGCCTCAGGATCAATATGAGCCTTCGAGGCAGTTCCTTCTCGATACCGCGAAAAAGATCGGGGTCAAGATTTACGGCGCCTGA
- a CDS encoding M28 family peptidase: MVRLLPVILFCLFSSSAQAADMPALFQTLQGKLSGNRARDYAMRIWEHDKWCTFPEWKKSGGEARAIMEERGFDQTALVETPADGVTLSASWTNPIAWDVKQATLEVIEPANLPDEMRYLCNWLENPSCLNIWSGPTPPGGVETELVLMESSNPAEMAKLNPAGKILLISGSPGGMKRYLDPCGALGFVSDSIEGKNRDFITENQWFNTWSDLPGGWLMTKADSQKNFAFSISQKKGTYLRNLLRQGRKVRVRAVVDSRYYTNDTLTSVTGILKGSGSEGEEILVTGHLNEWGANDNAAGVAAILEAVGVLSDLVHEGKLPRPKRSIRVLLGAELYGTLPYVARNLESMRAKTVAALCYDTGAENYDLATTAVNLYLNPNVCPTFVDAVFPEIIRLYYARYNPDRLWRTQSYSMGTDTYFCEPMIGIPTNWIYMSQAGHLHHNSMDTIEKVDPRTLRELSFLAAAYLYWIANAGEDELAWTARLTFARGMDVIAEKAEQANARIMNAGNGESLGKLLTDGAETIEYYTGLEREAITSILRIIPADRKAKASAALDPYRRNLDEIGKTLSRQFREAVNEKAKSASVVPVIPPKTETAWEKEASTIIPKRAYFGTLSLEGIPVAEWREVTSAPKWWSPTNWAVVSYWWCDGKRNLNEIKKLCELEAERPVTGFDLIKYYRFLEKFKQVEFVR; this comes from the coding sequence ATGGTAAGACTTCTCCCGGTAATATTATTTTGCCTTTTCTCCTCCAGCGCCCAAGCGGCGGATATGCCGGCGCTTTTTCAGACGCTCCAGGGCAAGCTTTCCGGAAACCGCGCCCGCGATTATGCAATGAGAATCTGGGAGCACGACAAATGGTGCACATTCCCCGAATGGAAGAAGTCGGGGGGTGAAGCCCGCGCCATCATGGAGGAGCGGGGTTTCGATCAAACCGCGCTGGTGGAAACCCCGGCGGACGGTGTGACCCTTTCCGCTTCCTGGACCAATCCCATCGCCTGGGATGTGAAACAGGCCACTCTGGAAGTCATCGAGCCCGCCAATCTGCCCGATGAGATGCGCTATCTCTGCAACTGGCTGGAAAACCCCTCCTGTCTTAACATCTGGAGCGGACCAACCCCTCCCGGCGGAGTCGAAACAGAGCTGGTCCTCATGGAATCCTCCAATCCCGCAGAGATGGCAAAACTCAACCCCGCAGGGAAGATACTTCTCATTTCCGGCTCTCCCGGAGGTATGAAGAGATACCTTGACCCGTGCGGCGCTCTGGGATTCGTCAGCGATTCCATAGAAGGGAAAAACAGGGATTTCATCACTGAGAACCAGTGGTTCAATACCTGGTCCGACCTCCCCGGCGGCTGGCTCATGACCAAAGCCGACAGCCAGAAAAATTTCGCCTTTTCCATATCCCAGAAGAAAGGAACCTACCTTCGCAATCTTCTCCGCCAGGGGAGAAAAGTCCGGGTCCGCGCGGTGGTGGACAGCCGTTATTACACCAATGATACTCTTACCTCGGTCACAGGGATTCTCAAAGGATCTGGCAGCGAGGGAGAGGAAATTCTGGTCACCGGCCATTTGAACGAATGGGGGGCGAACGATAATGCCGCCGGAGTGGCCGCAATACTGGAGGCGGTTGGCGTCCTGAGCGATCTCGTCCATGAAGGAAAGCTCCCCCGCCCGAAACGTTCCATACGGGTGCTCCTGGGGGCGGAACTCTACGGCACCCTGCCCTATGTAGCCAGGAATCTGGAGAGCATGCGGGCGAAAACTGTCGCCGCCCTCTGCTACGACACCGGCGCGGAAAACTATGACCTTGCCACCACCGCGGTCAATCTGTACCTGAACCCAAACGTCTGCCCCACCTTTGTCGATGCGGTGTTCCCGGAAATCATCCGCCTGTACTATGCCCGGTATAATCCGGACAGGCTGTGGAGAACACAATCGTATTCCATGGGGACCGACACCTATTTCTGCGAGCCGATGATAGGGATCCCCACCAACTGGATATACATGAGCCAGGCCGGCCACCTGCATCATAACTCCATGGACACCATCGAAAAGGTCGATCCCCGCACGCTCCGAGAATTGAGCTTTCTCGCCGCCGCCTACCTCTACTGGATAGCGAACGCCGGTGAGGATGAACTGGCCTGGACTGCCCGTCTGACCTTCGCCCGGGGCATGGATGTCATCGCCGAAAAGGCAGAGCAGGCCAATGCGCGAATCATGAACGCCGGCAACGGCGAATCTCTCGGGAAATTGCTCACCGATGGCGCAGAAACCATTGAGTACTACACCGGCCTTGAGAGAGAAGCGATAACCAGCATCCTGCGAATCATTCCCGCCGACCGTAAGGCGAAGGCTTCGGCAGCCCTGGATCCATACCGGCGAAATCTCGATGAAATCGGGAAAACCCTGAGCCGTCAGTTTCGAGAGGCGGTGAATGAAAAGGCAAAATCGGCCTCGGTCGTCCCGGTCATACCGCCTAAAACTGAGACCGCCTGGGAGAAGGAAGCGTCTACCATTATACCGAAGAGGGCCTATTTCGGGACTCTCTCCCTGGAGGGGATTCCGGTCGCGGAGTGGCGGGAGGTTACATCTGCGCCCAAATGGTGGTCTCCCACCAATTGGGCGGTAGTGTCTTACTGGTGGTGCGACGGCAAACGGAACCTGAACGAGATCAAGAAACTCTGCGAACTGGAGGCCGAACGACCGGTTACCGGCTTCGATCTTATCAAATATTATCGCTTCCTGGAGAAGTTCAAACAGGTGGAGTTTGTGAGATAA
- a CDS encoding ABC transporter substrate-binding protein: MMDSKFRVWKNLISTLVSVVIACILLSGSGCEKKVSKTHSTSAKLSFAVDVVTMANSPIYIAEAKGFWKDENLNVEIKPFVSGRLALDALVGKSVTAATVVDISTVLAAYQGHNPRIVATFVTSEKHVNMLARRDRGISKPEDLKGKKIAVSPGTSAEFVMNLFLERAGISRSDVSVVALNPPEIAAAISRGDVDAAFAWQPHIYNAQQALGSNYVVVNSEGIYNHPFSVVVMAESIPNYKEDIKKLILGLIQAEKFIKENRSEAIQIVAKRIDVDPKIVEALWDNYVFEVSLDPSLPQSLKREGKWVKKAGVVKEDAKEPDYQALVYRGLLPASK; this comes from the coding sequence ATGATGGATTCAAAATTTCGCGTATGGAAAAATTTAATAAGCACACTCGTAAGTGTTGTCATTGCCTGCATTCTCTTGAGTGGTAGCGGCTGCGAAAAGAAAGTATCAAAAACACATTCTACTTCTGCAAAGTTGTCGTTCGCCGTTGATGTCGTTACTATGGCTAATTCCCCCATATATATCGCGGAGGCAAAAGGGTTCTGGAAAGACGAGAATCTTAATGTAGAGATAAAGCCTTTTGTCTCGGGTCGGCTTGCACTCGATGCACTGGTCGGGAAATCCGTCACTGCGGCAACAGTTGTTGACATATCAACTGTGCTTGCTGCCTACCAGGGACACAACCCGCGGATTGTCGCGACATTTGTCACCTCTGAGAAACATGTGAATATGCTTGCACGAAGGGATAGAGGCATTTCCAAACCAGAAGATCTCAAGGGTAAAAAGATCGCTGTATCGCCAGGAACTTCAGCAGAGTTCGTAATGAACTTGTTTCTTGAGCGTGCCGGAATAAGCCGTTCTGACGTCTCCGTTGTAGCTTTGAATCCCCCCGAGATCGCAGCTGCGATTTCGCGAGGCGATGTGGACGCTGCATTTGCCTGGCAGCCTCACATTTACAATGCCCAACAAGCATTGGGAAGTAACTACGTTGTGGTTAACAGCGAAGGGATCTATAATCACCCCTTTAGCGTTGTCGTAATGGCAGAGTCAATCCCGAACTATAAAGAAGATATAAAGAAGTTGATCTTGGGGCTGATTCAGGCGGAGAAGTTCATCAAAGAGAACAGAAGTGAAGCGATTCAGATAGTCGCGAAGAGAATCGACGTTGATCCAAAGATTGTAGAGGCACTTTGGGACAACTATGTATTTGAGGTTAGCCTTGATCCTTCCCTTCCACAATCGCTTAAGAGGGAGGGTAAATGGGTGAAGAAGGCTGGTGTTGTGAAAGAAGATGCGAAAGAGCCGGACTATCAGGCTCTGGTATATAGGGGGCTCCTTCCGGCTTCTAAATAG